The window CCTTGAGATTATATTTCCTAGGAAATGCTGATAATGTTTTGtccaatatatgttttgtattttaaatcTCAGTATAGTAGGTAGCTAAAATTGCAAGAAAGAGGAAATAGGCTGTATGGTTTCGATCACTCTGTAGTTAGGTAGGTGATTTTGAGCTTTGTTCTTTATTGGTCTTTCTTGCACATTTGGTTGAAGACTAGCTATGCATATAATCCTTATGTTTTGTCGTAGCAATGATGTCAATTTGCCTGAGTGATATCTTTCTTTGGGTTTATAGTTAGATTCATTTCCGATATATATGTATCAGATTGCAGATGGAATGACTTTACAAGTTAAGGTGGtcaatcttcttcttgaaaCTGGAGGTGGTGCTCACCGTGAAGGAGGGGCAGCCTGGTAAGTTGCTTTTTCTGCACCCATTTTCTATCAATTTGAGATTTAGCTTCATGTCTGTGGGCTGAGTGTTGGAATCTCGTTACTTTGGGTTCTTTGATCCACAGTTCTGgttgttttataatttatgcCTTTCACACTCCTACCTGACTAAATTTTCATTTTCGTTTTCATCTACTTGGGAATTAAACTAAGTGCCCTGAGTTGTTGCTTATGTATGTCTAAGCTCTTATACTCTATATCTAGGGCTGCTCCGCTGGCATCTATTACAATACGTAACCTTGTTCTGTATACCACTAATGAGAGTTGGAAGGTGAGATTTGCGAGCATGATCTAAGAAAATTCTTTCCTGGAAGAAGAGTAGTTCTGAATGATTTTTCATTTACAGGTTGTAAATCTGAAAGAAGCAAGGGACTTCTCTACTAACAcaggatttatttatttgtttaaggtATTGATGCCACTCGTTAGCTAGTTTTCCTTGATATTATATTCTTGATGGCTCAAGATTGAGCATTCCGTTTTAACGAAAACAGTGCCTAAATATCCTACCTGTTAATTTTCTTTGAAGATAATACTCCTGATGTGATTTGTTTCTCTACCTGTGATGCATATCCTTTCGTTATCAGAAACTTGAATGGGAAGCTTTATCAATTGATCTTCTACCACATCCTGATATGTTCACTGATGCTAATTTAGCCCGCTCTGAAGAAGCAAATCTTAGAGACGATGATGGTGCAAAACGAGTTTTCTTTGGAGGAGAACGCTTTTTAGAAGGAATTTCTGGCGAAGcatatgtaaatatttgtattCGATTCTCTTGTACTTGTATATATGATATCAAAGAAAAGTGCTTGAATGCATTAGATGTTTTGGTGCCTGATTCATTAGCCCTGATGGTGGCCTTTTTTTCAGATCACAGTTCAGAGAACAGCACTAAACAGTCCTCTTGGGCTTGAAGTCCAGTTGCACATTCCAGAAGCTGTTTGTCCAGCCTTAAGTGAACCaggtttgaaaacatatttCTTAGTTTTCTCATAACAGGTTGATGTAGATGAATAACTAAGTCTACTCATTATTCTTCTAAACAGGGTTGCGAGCTCTTCTCCGCTTTCTAACTGGAATGTACTTATGCCTAAACCGAGGAGATGTGGATCCTAAATCTCAGCAGGTCTTAAATTTCAAACTTCCTATTGATCTTAACAAAGGAAACGATTTACTTGAATGATTTGTTCTCACTCTTTAATGGTATGCCTCCACCAGTCTGCTGAAGCAGCAGGACGCTCTCTTGTCTCCGTTCTTGTGGACCATGTATTTCTTTGCATTAAAGATGCTGGTTAGTTGATTTGACTCACCTCATGCTAGCTAAGAAGAGTGCGGTCTTGCATGAAATCATTACTCTCGTTTCTTGGGTTTAACATTTACCATCTTTCTACGTTTCAGAATTCCAACTGGAACTACTAATGCAGTCACTCCTTTTTTCTCGAGTACGTTCTCACTTCTCAGTGATTCTTAGAATGTGATCTAGTAACTAGCATGATTTTGTTTCCTGCATTCACATTATGCACTATGGAACTTTCTTAGTTCTGGGAAATCGTAAACCAAATTTCAGGAACTCTTGTTCTTATGATTTTATTGTAAGTGTGGGTATGAGTTGGAATAAGACACAAATTATTTGTAATGAAATCGTATCTCGGGCAATGTTTCATAAAGAAATTAGGGATTGGACCAGATTTGCCCCCTCATGAAAGTAGTTTCATGGTTAATGCATAATATGGTTTTGACCACTAACTTGGTTGTCTCAAGCTCTATATATCTCTTTCCTGTCATGTTATGTTCACTAGAAAGTTTATTGCCCTCACATGATTAATGCACTTCAGTACGCTAAGCATCTTAATGAATTATATCTTGTTATGTGGTGCTGAAATCTGATATCACTTGGCATATATACTTGCAGGCCTGTGTTTCGGACGGAGAATCAGCTAACTATTTGACCAAGATTTTGATTGGTGGGCTATTTTTAAGGTGAAAATGCATATGTCGGGataattagttaaatttgattGATTAGAGTAATCTGTTTATAGCCTTCTTTAAAGTTCTAACTATGCTCCCGATCATCATATCAATAGTTTTCTTTGCAATTTTACTAAAATGAACTCGGAGCACTTTGTAATTTCTGTTGATCTTCAGAGCATTATGTTTGTCGTAGTTGCGATTTGCATAGTCAGGATCTTCGTTTCTGTTGGCGCTTTTGAAACCTTTATCCGATTACCTTGTGTTTAATGGTTGCAGAAGCCAAAATTTTACTTGATAGTGTATGTCATACGATATAAACAGAAAAGAGTTGTGGAAACTTCAAATAATCTACTTAAGCTCTTTGCCTTttttcatatcattttttcGCATGTATTTGCTGGTTATctttatttataacttttatatcaCTTTCTTGTGCCTGTGTTGGTTCACAAATTTGAATTTAGAGTTCTTGCATAATTATTCATGGTTTCAATTCAGGGATGCTTTTTCGCGTTTACCTTGTGCTCTAGTCCAACCATCCATGAAAGCTACTGCTGAAGACCTTGCAGTTCCTGACTTTGGTATTAACAATTCTGGCTGTATATTACAAAGATTCTTCTATTGTGATCCTCTCAGTTGCTAAAACATTTCATGCTGATTAAATTTCCTTCCATATTTTTGGGACAGCCAAGAATTTTTGTCCTCTCATATATCCATTGGACAACGGCCCGTGGCAAATAGTTCAGGATGTACCCTTGATCTCCCTACATTCTCTTCAGGTCAAGCCATCCCCAAAACCCCCACACTTTTTCTCAAAGACAGTTATCCAGTGCCAACCACTCATGGTATGTGTATGTAACGTAAAGATCAAAATTTTTACTCATTTTAACAAATTCTTtactattttcttcttctatcctGTCTCAGGTTCATCTTCAGGAAGAAGCTTGTTTAagaatttcttcttttctagCTGATGGCATTGTTGTGAATCCTGGTGATGTTTTGCCCGATAACTCTGTtaactctcttcttttcacCCTGAAGGAGTTAGATGTGTCTGTTCCATTAGACATGAGTAATTTAGAAGATTCAGCAATCAAAGAAAACCTTTCCGTAAATAAGTCCTTCGTTGGGGCAAGGCTTCATATTGAAAACTTATCTTTTGCGGAGTCACCTACCCTAAAAGTTCGGCTACTAAACCTGGAGAAGGATCCTGCTTGCTTCTGTCTTTGGCCAGGACAGCCTATTGACGCCAGCCAAAAGAAATGGACAGCTGGAGCCTCACATTTTAGTTTGGCTTTGGAAACATCTCCCAACTCAACTGAACTTCAGAGCTCTCGTGGTCCGGAAATGGGTTTGTGGAATTGTGTTGAAGGAAAAGATATGTGTATAGAAGTTGCTATGGTATCTGCTGATGGAATGCCACTGATAACAATTCCTCCTCCTGGTGGTATTGTTCGCATAGGAGTTGCTTGTGAGCAGTATATTTCGCGTGCTTCAGTGGAGCAGTTATTTTTTGTTCTGGACCTCTATTCTTACTTTGGTAAGGTCAGTGAAAAGATTTCAATTGTTAAAGAAAGCAAACGCCAGAGTTCTGTTTCTTTGACTGGAGGGTTGTTGGAAAAGGTTCCTAGTGATACTGCTGTTAAATTGGTTTTGAAGGATCTGCAGCTTAAGTTTCTTGAGTCTTCCTTTACTAGTACTCAGGACATGCCACTCGTTCAGTTTCTTGGCAAAGATCTTTCTGTGAAGGTAACTCATAGAACCCTTGGTGGCGCTATTGCAGTATCCTCCAATATATACTGGGAAAACATTGAGGTAGATTGTGTAGATACCGACGTACAACATGAACATGAGAATAGCTGGAATGGTCACTTAGTTAGCTGTAATGGGTCTACCCCACTGAGGCGTGTCTTTTGGGTTGTCAACGGAAGCCATGATGGGCAAAGTGACAGCACTCTTGCGACACCTTTTCTGGACATAAGCATAACACATGTGATTCCCCTCAGTGAAAAGGATATGGAGTGCCACAGTGTAAGCATCGTGGCTTGTATTTCAGGTGTACGCCTAGGAGGAGGAATGAGCTATGCTGAAGCTCTATTACACAGATTCGGAATTTTGAATCATGATGGTGGTCCAGGAGAGGGTCTGTCTAGAGGATTAGAGCATTTATCTTCTGGGCCTTTGTCAAAACTTTTCAAAGCATCTATAGTTGATGACAGGAAAAAGGGTACTGAAAAAAACCATCTTAATTGTGTCCATTTCATATAGCTCATGTGACAGTATCCTCTATACATATTGTTCTTATATACAGCTTCAAGTTTCACTAACCACTGTTGCTAATATATTCATCTAGAAGGAACTCCAGGAAACTGGAATGGCGATGGTTTCCAACATTTGGGAAGGCCAGATGACATTGATGTCTCTGTTGAGTTAAGAGACTGGTTGTTTGCTTTGGAGGGCAGAGAAGGTGTTGGCAGACAAATTCTGAATAATGAAGATattggaagagaagagaggtgtTGGCACACAAATTTCCGTACTTTCCGAGTAATAGCCAAGAGCACACCGAAGAATGTGAATCCAAATGGGACAGAAAATAAGTATGATGCTCACAAGTATCCTGTGGACTCAATAATTGTAAGTATATGTACTCCCTATGTCTCCACAGCTCAATTTCTTACCCTAAACTTTCTGAGGTTAAGATAACCTTCACTTTGAAGGAGAGAGAGTTTTGTGGTGTCTTAGAATAACCATATGTAACTCTCAAAGCATCCTTTATCTTTCTGGTGTATTACAAGATTACATTCTTGAATGCGTAAGCGTTGTGGACCTTAATGTGTTACTAAGCCcgttaaattttatttgggAAATGCATTATAGGTCAGTGTCGAAGGTCTACAGACAGTGAAGCCTCAGATGCAGAAAGGGACTGATTCTTGTAATGGTTTGCTTACAAATGGAGTTTACGAAAATGGTCACGTGCATGGAGGTGTAAACATTGAAGCTAATATTGTGGCATCGGATGACAAATCTGTTCATGATGACTCATTAAACTGGGTGGCAGAAAGTCTGAAATTCTCTGTTAAGCAACCTGTAAGTGAAGCTGATCTCGTTTctctttgcttatttttttttgttaagtagtttttgttttagaggttttttgTCCTTTGTGCTGCAAGGTTGAGGCAGTTGTTACAAAAGCTGAGTTGCAACATTTGTCATTCTTGTGCAAATCTGAAGTTGATGCAATGGGAAGGATAGTCGCAGGGGTTTTACGTGTGCTGAAGCTTGAAGACTCTATTGGCCAGGCAACTCTAAATCAACTAAGCAACCTTGGTATATACTTATCTCAAACTCTGCATCTATTTAAGATAAATAGTTTCAACTTTTTTCAGGTTCTTGGATTTGCCTTTTTGGCTTATAACTCTTACGTCTCTTTTGTTGCAGGAAGTGAAGGTTTTGACAAGATGTTCTCTCCAAAAGCGAGCAGAGCAGGAAGTCCCAAAATCTCACCTTTTGCTGCATCATCAGACTCTTTGAGAGAAATCTCGTCACGTACAAACCTAGAATCTACCATTACTTCCATTGAAGAAGCGTCGATGGAATTAGAGGCCAAGTGTTCAGCTCTAGTTTCTGATCTCAGCGATTCAGAATCGTCGGCAAATCACGCCAACGAGCTCAAACAAAAACTCGAGAGTTTGCAGAGCTTAATGGCTAAATTACGAACCCAAATCTGAAATTTTTACACTCACAAGACGAAGTGAAGAAGGCAAACCAATTCTTTAATGTATATAGGCCCcccatatatatagagatgtgaGAATCACTACTTGAAGCGCGGGaaaattttgtatcttttattATACGGTGGAAACGAAACTTGTGTATGCATAACAAAAAAAGGAACTGTCTTTTTGGATTGAAaagttttgagaaatttttgcagaaaaaaaaaaagctttggttTTTACGTTCTTCGTGATTGATTTTGAGTTCATTAAATCAAAAGGGATCACTTTATAGTCTCTCTACAGTTGTTGGATATTTGATAATGCTGGCTGCTTATGGGGAGAGTTTGGTTGTTTCGAAACCTTACTTGTTAAGTCCATCTTTGTACCTCAAAGCTCTTAAACTATGCAGCTACCAAATCGTCAAGAAACAACTTCTGTTGATCCATGGGGATTCGGTTACAAATGGGTTCGGCTGGAAT is drawn from Camelina sativa cultivar DH55 chromosome 1, Cs, whole genome shotgun sequence and contains these coding sequences:
- the LOC104785686 gene encoding uncharacterized protein LOC104785686 isoform X1; its protein translation is MESILARALEYTLKYWLKSFTRDQFKLQGRTAQLSNLDINGEAIHASMGLPPALSVTTAKVGKLEIMLPYVSNVQTEPVVVQIDKLDLVLEENPDADVTKGPSSVQSPTASGKSNGYGFADKIADGMTLQVKVVNLLLETGGGAHREGGAAWAAPLASITIRNLVLYTTNESWKVVNLKEARDFSTNTGFIYLFKKLEWEALSIDLLPHPDMFTDANLARSEEANLRDDDGAKRVFFGGERFLEGISGEAYITVQRTALNSPLGLEVQLHIPEAVCPALSEPGLRALLRFLTGMYLCLNRGDVDPKSQQSAEAAGRSLVSVLVDHVFLCIKDAEFQLELLMQSLLFSRACVSDGESANYLTKILIGGLFLRDAFSRLPCALVQPSMKATAEDLAVPDFAKNFCPLIYPLDNGPWQIVQDVPLISLHSLQVKPSPKPPHFFSKTVIQCQPLMVHLQEEACLRISSFLADGIVVNPGDVLPDNSVNSLLFTLKELDVSVPLDMSNLEDSAIKENLSVNKSFVGARLHIENLSFAESPTLKVRLLNLEKDPACFCLWPGQPIDASQKKWTAGASHFSLALETSPNSTELQSSRGPEMGLWNCVEGKDMCIEVAMVSADGMPLITIPPPGGIVRIGVACEQYISRASVEQLFFVLDLYSYFGKVSEKISIVKESKRQSSVSLTGGLLEKVPSDTAVKLVLKDLQLKFLESSFTSTQDMPLVQFLGKDLSVKVTHRTLGGAIAVSSNIYWENIEVDCVDTDVQHEHENSWNGHLVSCNGSTPLRRVFWVVNGSHDGQSDSTLATPFLDISITHVIPLSEKDMECHSVSIVACISGVRLGGGMSYAEALLHRFGILNHDGGPGEGLSRGLEHLSSGPLSKLFKASIVDDRKKEGTPGNWNGDGFQHLGRPDDIDVSVELRDWLFALEGREGVGRQILNNEDIGREERCWHTNFRTFRVIAKSTPKNVNPNGTENKYDAHKYPVDSIIVSVEGLQTVKPQMQKGTDSCNGLLTNGVYENGHVHGGVNIEANIVASDDKSVHDDSLNWVAESLKFSVKQPVEAVVTKAELQHLSFLCKSEVDAMGRIVAGVLRVLKLEDSIGQATLNQLSNLGSEGFDKMFSPKASRAGSPKISPFAASSDSLREISSRTNLESTITSIEEASMELEAKCSALVSDLSDSESSANHANELKQKLESLQSLMAKLRTQI
- the LOC104785686 gene encoding uncharacterized protein LOC104785686 isoform X2; the encoded protein is MESILARALEYTLKYWLKSFTRDQFKLQGRTAQLSNLDINGEAIHASMGLPPALSVTTAKVGKLEIMLPYVSNVQTEPVVVQIDKLDLVLEENPDADVTKGPSSVQSPTASGKSNGYGFADKIADGMTLQVKVVNLLLETGGGAHREGGAAWAAPLASITIRNLVLYTTNESWKVVNLKEARDFSTNTGFIYLFKKLEWEALSIDLLPHPDMFTDANLARSEEANLRDDDGAKRVFFGGERFLEGISGEAYITVQRTALNSPLGLEVQLHIPEAVCPALSEPGLRALLRFLTGMYLCLNRGDVDPKSQQSAEAAGRSLVSVLVDHVFLCIKDAEFQLELLMQSLLFSRACVSDGESANYLTKILIGGLFLRDAFSRLPCALVQPSMKATAEDLAVPDFAKNFCPLIYPLDNGPWQIVQDVPLISLHSLQVKPSPKPPHFFSKTVIQCQPLMVHLQEEACLRISSFLADGIVVNPGDVLPDNSVNSLLFTLKELDVSVPLDMSNLEDSAIKENLSVNKSFVGARLHIENLSFAESPTLKVRLLNLEKDPACFCLWPGQPIDASQKKWTAGASHFSLALETSPNSTELQSSRGPEMGLWNCVEGKDMCIEVAMVSADGMPLITIPPPGGIVRIGVACEQYISRASVEQLFFVLDLYSYFGKVSEKISIVKESKRQSSVSLTGGLLEKVPSDTAVKLVLKDLQLKFLESSFTSTQDMPLVQFLGKDLSVKVTHRTLGGAIAVSSNIYWENIEVDCVDTDVQHEHENSWNGHLVSCNGSTPLRRVFWVVNGSHDGQSDSTLATPFLDISITHVIPLSEKDMECHSVSIVACISGVRLGGGMSYAEALLHRFGILNHDGGPGEGLSRGLEHLSSGPLSKLFKASIVDDRKKGTPGNWNGDGFQHLGRPDDIDVSVELRDWLFALEGREGVGRQILNNEDIGREERCWHTNFRTFRVIAKSTPKNVNPNGTENKYDAHKYPVDSIIVSVEGLQTVKPQMQKGTDSCNGLLTNGVYENGHVHGGVNIEANIVASDDKSVHDDSLNWVAESLKFSVKQPVEAVVTKAELQHLSFLCKSEVDAMGRIVAGVLRVLKLEDSIGQATLNQLSNLGSEGFDKMFSPKASRAGSPKISPFAASSDSLREISSRTNLESTITSIEEASMELEAKCSALVSDLSDSESSANHANELKQKLESLQSLMAKLRTQI